Proteins encoded within one genomic window of Paenarthrobacter sp. JL.01a:
- a CDS encoding DUF4193 domain-containing protein, which produces MATDYDAPRKTEEESPAESLEALQASRGGGAQTAVIDVEDVDTAEGIDLPGADLSGEELTVVVVPEQSDEFTCGSCFLVRHRSQVALEKNGLKFCKDCEG; this is translated from the coding sequence ATGGCTACTGATTACGACGCTCCGCGCAAGACAGAAGAAGAGTCTCCGGCTGAATCGCTTGAGGCTTTGCAGGCGTCCCGCGGGGGTGGCGCCCAGACCGCCGTCATCGACGTCGAGGACGTCGATACCGCTGAAGGAATCGACCTTCCCGGCGCCGATCTTTCGGGCGAGGAACTGACCGTCGTCGTGGTCCCGGAACAGTCCGACGAATTCACCTGTGGCTCCTGTTTCCTGGTCCGGCACCGGTCCCAGGTTGCACTGGAAAAGAACGGTCTCAAGTTCTGCAAGGACTGCGAAGGCTGA
- a CDS encoding APC family permease, with product MSQTIRNGASTSTTAAADSHDISGKGLKTGQLGLLAVVVLGISTIAPAYTLTGALGPTVNEVGLQLPVIFLIGFIPMILVSLAYRELNADSPDSGTTFTWVTKAFGPWVGWMGGWGLLAANIIVLSNLAGVAVDFFYLFLAQATGSPELADLASNKLLNVATCFVFVALAVWISYRGLHTTKIVQYGLVGFQLLVLGLFVAMAFANWSTSETAVPFSWDWFDVTKVETFGQIAAGISLSIFVYWGWDVCLTVNEETANGKKTAGAAGTLTAVIVLGIYLLVTIATMMFAGVGDTGIGLNNPENHANVFTALASPVMGPFAILMSLAVLSSSAASLQSTFTSPSRSLLAMAHYGALPERFSHMSKKFSTPGFATIAAGVLSAGFYAVMHVISENVLNDTILALGLMICFYYGLTAIACAWYFRNSVFSSARNFFLRLVCPVLGGVGLFVVFLQTAMDSWDPEFGSGSEIFGVGLVFILGIGILALGAVVMLIQARMRPGFFRGETIRKDTPALVVPE from the coding sequence ATGAGCCAGACAATCCGCAACGGTGCTTCCACAAGCACCACCGCCGCTGCAGACTCGCACGACATCAGCGGCAAGGGACTGAAGACGGGGCAGTTGGGGCTCCTCGCCGTCGTCGTTCTTGGCATTTCAACCATCGCCCCGGCGTACACCCTCACCGGTGCGCTCGGCCCAACCGTAAATGAAGTCGGGCTGCAGTTGCCCGTGATCTTCCTGATCGGGTTCATTCCGATGATCCTGGTGTCGCTGGCCTACAGGGAGCTCAACGCAGACTCCCCCGACAGCGGCACCACATTCACCTGGGTTACCAAGGCGTTCGGTCCGTGGGTGGGCTGGATGGGCGGTTGGGGCCTGCTCGCCGCCAACATCATTGTCCTGTCCAACCTTGCGGGTGTGGCAGTGGACTTCTTCTACCTGTTCCTCGCGCAGGCCACCGGCTCCCCCGAGCTGGCCGACCTCGCCTCGAACAAGCTCCTGAACGTAGCCACCTGTTTCGTCTTCGTGGCCCTGGCCGTGTGGATCAGTTACCGCGGCCTGCACACCACCAAGATTGTCCAGTACGGGCTGGTGGGTTTCCAGCTGTTGGTCCTGGGGCTCTTCGTCGCCATGGCCTTCGCCAACTGGTCGACGTCCGAGACCGCTGTTCCGTTCAGCTGGGACTGGTTCGACGTCACCAAGGTTGAGACCTTCGGCCAAATTGCGGCCGGAATTTCGTTGTCGATCTTCGTCTACTGGGGCTGGGATGTCTGCCTCACCGTGAACGAGGAGACCGCCAACGGCAAGAAGACCGCGGGCGCCGCAGGCACCCTCACCGCCGTCATAGTCCTGGGTATCTACCTGCTGGTCACCATCGCCACCATGATGTTCGCCGGCGTGGGAGATACAGGTATCGGGCTGAACAACCCTGAGAACCATGCCAACGTGTTCACGGCACTGGCATCACCGGTCATGGGTCCGTTCGCGATCCTCATGTCCCTGGCCGTGCTTTCCAGCTCGGCGGCTTCCTTGCAGTCCACGTTCACTTCGCCGTCACGCAGCCTGCTGGCCATGGCGCACTACGGCGCCCTGCCGGAGCGCTTCAGCCACATGAGCAAGAAGTTCTCGACGCCGGGCTTCGCCACCATCGCGGCCGGCGTCTTGTCCGCGGGCTTCTACGCGGTGATGCACGTGATCAGTGAGAACGTCCTCAACGACACCATCCTGGCCCTGGGCCTGATGATCTGCTTCTACTACGGGCTCACGGCCATCGCTTGCGCCTGGTACTTCCGCAACAGCGTGTTCAGCAGTGCACGCAACTTCTTCCTGCGGCTGGTCTGCCCGGTACTGGGTGGCGTGGGACTGTTCGTCGTGTTCCTCCAGACCGCAATGGACAGCTGGGATCCGGAGTTCGGTAGTGGATCGGAGATCTTCGGGGTGGGACTCGTGTTCATCCTGGGCATCGGGATTCTGGCCCTGGGCGCAGTGGTCATGCTGATCCAGGCCCGCATGCGGCCCGGCTTCTTCCGCGGTGAGACCATCCGGAAGGACACTCCGGCGCTGGTGGTGCCCGAGTAG
- a CDS encoding agmatine/peptidylarginine deiminase produces MSAWRMQSETAPQDRVWMAFPTGGYTLGDTEEKAHAARSTWAAVANAILEFEPVTMVVAPDDVETAARYLDPRVEVLTAELNDAWMRDIGPSFVLDANKKLGAVDWIFNGWGAQDWAVWDKDSLIAGFVAGRAGVAHLPSGIVNEGGGIQVDGEGTVLVTETVQLDEGRNPGLTKADIEEELARTIGATHVVWLPRGLTRDSEKFGTRGHVDIVAAIPSPGTLLVHSQQNPEHPDYKVSREIIDFLRTTHDAAGREWNIIEVPAPETLTDDEGYVDYSYINHLVVNGGVIACSFNDPMDEKALRILADAYPGRRVVSVDARELFARGGGIHCITQQQPTAI; encoded by the coding sequence GTGAGCGCCTGGCGCATGCAGTCCGAGACGGCACCGCAGGACCGCGTCTGGATGGCCTTCCCCACCGGCGGCTACACCTTGGGTGACACCGAGGAAAAGGCGCACGCAGCGCGCTCCACCTGGGCCGCCGTCGCGAACGCCATCCTTGAGTTCGAGCCCGTCACCATGGTGGTAGCGCCCGACGACGTCGAAACAGCCGCGCGCTATCTCGACCCTCGCGTTGAGGTGCTTACCGCCGAGCTGAACGATGCCTGGATGCGGGACATCGGGCCCTCGTTCGTACTGGATGCCAACAAGAAGCTCGGCGCCGTGGACTGGATCTTCAACGGCTGGGGCGCCCAGGACTGGGCTGTTTGGGACAAGGACTCGCTCATCGCCGGGTTCGTTGCCGGTCGGGCTGGAGTTGCACACCTTCCCTCCGGGATCGTGAACGAGGGCGGTGGCATCCAGGTGGACGGCGAAGGCACTGTACTGGTGACCGAAACCGTCCAGCTGGACGAGGGCCGCAATCCCGGTCTCACCAAGGCCGACATCGAAGAGGAACTGGCCCGCACCATCGGCGCCACCCATGTGGTGTGGCTCCCGAGGGGCCTGACGCGTGACTCGGAGAAGTTTGGCACGCGCGGCCACGTGGACATCGTGGCTGCCATTCCTTCGCCGGGAACCCTGCTGGTCCACTCCCAGCAGAACCCCGAGCACCCGGATTACAAGGTCTCCCGAGAGATCATCGACTTCCTGCGCACCACCCATGACGCAGCAGGCCGGGAGTGGAACATCATCGAAGTTCCCGCCCCGGAAACCCTTACCGATGATGAGGGCTACGTGGACTACAGCTACATCAACCACCTGGTAGTCAACGGCGGAGTCATCGCCTGCAGTTTCAATGACCCCATGGACGAGAAAGCCCTCCGCATTCTCGCCGATGCCTATCCGGGACGCCGCGTGGTCAGTGTTGACGCGCGCGAGCTCTTCGCCCGGGGCGGCGGCATCCACTGCATCACGCAGCAGCAGCCTACGGCCATCTAG
- a CDS encoding nitrilase-related carbon-nitrogen hydrolase, with product MIEITCLEAPTSLARTEPSTRTPLRVGVVQHRWHADEAALRAELSEGIERAAKLGATVVFLPELTLSRYPADTKPENNPAAGIRPSDITEDLLTGPTFTFAAEAARKFGVSVHASLYQRAENPDGTDDGLGLNTAILVSPDGELVARTHKLHIPVTAGYYEDKFFRKGPDAEDAYAVHAPAELGGARLGMPTCWDEWFPELARMYSLGGAEILVYPTAIGSEPDHPDFDTQPLWQQVIVGNGIANGLFMIAPNRYGNEGTLNFYGSSFISDPYGRILAQAPRDESAVLVADLDLDQRKDWLTLFPFLATRRPETYGRLTEPVNPDAPLGASPASSAQPQAVSA from the coding sequence ATGATTGAAATTACCTGCCTCGAAGCCCCCACTTCCCTGGCCCGCACCGAGCCCTCCACGCGGACGCCGTTGCGCGTCGGCGTCGTCCAGCACCGCTGGCATGCCGACGAAGCCGCCCTCCGCGCAGAACTCTCCGAGGGCATCGAACGCGCAGCAAAGCTGGGAGCCACTGTTGTTTTCCTGCCTGAGCTGACGCTCTCCCGCTACCCCGCCGACACCAAGCCGGAGAACAACCCGGCGGCAGGGATCCGCCCGTCGGACATCACCGAGGACCTGCTGACCGGCCCCACCTTCACCTTCGCCGCAGAAGCCGCCCGCAAGTTCGGCGTCTCGGTCCACGCCTCCTTGTACCAGCGTGCAGAGAACCCGGATGGGACGGACGACGGCCTTGGCCTGAACACGGCAATCCTGGTCTCGCCCGACGGCGAGCTGGTGGCCCGCACCCACAAGCTGCACATCCCCGTGACTGCCGGCTACTACGAGGACAAGTTCTTCCGCAAGGGCCCGGACGCCGAGGATGCCTACGCAGTGCACGCTCCTGCCGAACTGGGCGGCGCACGCCTTGGCATGCCCACCTGCTGGGACGAGTGGTTCCCGGAGCTCGCCCGCATGTACTCGCTGGGCGGCGCGGAAATCCTGGTCTACCCCACGGCCATCGGCTCCGAGCCCGACCACCCCGACTTCGACACGCAGCCGCTGTGGCAGCAGGTCATTGTGGGCAACGGCATCGCCAACGGCCTGTTCATGATCGCTCCCAACCGCTACGGCAACGAGGGCACCCTGAACTTCTACGGCTCCTCCTTCATCTCCGATCCGTACGGCCGCATCCTGGCCCAGGCTCCCCGCGATGAGTCCGCCGTCCTGGTGGCCGACCTCGACCTCGACCAGCGCAAAGACTGGCTCACGCTCTTCCCGTTCCTGGCAACCCGCCGTCCGGAGACGTACGGCCGCCTCACGGAACCCGTAAACCCGGACGCTCCCCTCGGTGCGAGCCCCGCCTCAAGCGCCCAGCCCCAGGCAGTCTCCGCGTGA
- the map gene encoding type I methionyl aminopeptidase produces the protein MIEILSANELLRAKASGALVANILHTLKGRCTVGTNLLDIDSWTKDMILEAGAESCYVDYAPSFGRGPFGHYICTGVNDAVLHGLPRDYALADGDLLTLDLAVSLQGIAADSAISFIVGDTKPAGSVAMIEATERALRAGIAAARPGARIGDLSYAMGSALKEAGYPVNTEFGGHGIGSTMHQEPHVPNMGRPGRGYKLQPGLLLALEPWVMADTAQLVTDVDGWTLRSATGCRTAHSEHTIAITNDGAEILTLPTLAG, from the coding sequence ATGATCGAGATCCTCAGCGCCAACGAACTGCTCAGGGCAAAGGCTTCGGGCGCTCTCGTGGCCAATATCCTGCACACCCTCAAGGGCCGCTGCACCGTGGGCACCAATCTGCTGGACATCGACTCATGGACCAAGGACATGATTCTGGAGGCCGGAGCCGAGTCCTGCTACGTCGATTACGCCCCCTCCTTTGGCCGCGGACCGTTTGGGCATTACATCTGCACCGGCGTCAACGACGCCGTCCTCCACGGACTGCCGCGGGACTACGCACTTGCCGACGGCGACCTGCTGACCCTCGATTTGGCCGTTTCCCTGCAGGGAATCGCCGCGGACTCCGCCATCAGTTTCATCGTTGGCGACACTAAGCCCGCCGGGAGCGTGGCCATGATCGAAGCGACCGAACGCGCCTTGCGTGCCGGCATCGCAGCAGCCCGGCCCGGCGCCCGCATCGGCGATCTCTCCTACGCAATGGGGTCGGCCCTCAAGGAGGCCGGCTACCCGGTAAATACGGAATTCGGTGGCCACGGCATCGGCTCCACCATGCACCAGGAGCCACACGTGCCCAACATGGGCCGGCCTGGACGCGGCTACAAGCTGCAGCCCGGATTGCTGCTCGCACTAGAGCCGTGGGTTATGGCAGATACGGCCCAGCTGGTCACGGATGTCGACGGCTGGACACTTCGCAGTGCCACCGGTTGCAGGACGGCCCACAGCGAGCACACCATCGCGATCACCAACGACGGGGCCGAGATCCTCACCTTGCCCACCCTGGCGGGTTGA
- a CDS encoding helix-turn-helix domain-containing protein yields MVRLPLTPAEAERGQRLGSLLRRARGTRSMLEIALDARVSPETLRKIESGRVATPAFPTVAAIADVLGLSLDEVWAEINQPDAGADPSAPRRSAREFLAS; encoded by the coding sequence ATGGTCAGGTTGCCTCTTACACCCGCAGAGGCCGAGCGTGGACAACGTCTCGGCTCATTGTTGCGCCGCGCACGGGGCACGCGCTCCATGTTGGAGATCGCCCTTGATGCCCGTGTTTCCCCGGAGACGCTCCGCAAAATCGAATCCGGAAGGGTAGCCACCCCCGCCTTCCCCACCGTGGCTGCGATTGCCGATGTCCTGGGCCTGTCCCTGGACGAGGTCTGGGCGGAGATCAACCAGCCCGACGCCGGCGCGGATCCAAGCGCGCCGCGCCGCAGCGCGCGCGAGTTCCTGGCTTCCTAA
- a CDS encoding helix-turn-helix domain-containing protein has translation MSQDFSSMLDAVGPRLRALRTQRNLTLAEASEATGISVSTLSRLESGQRKPTLELLLPIARLHQIPLEELIDAPETGDPRIHLKPQVHHWGTALPLTRRPGGIQAFKMVLKSGTGKETPEPQSHEGYDWMYILNGKLRLVLGGNDFILKPGEVAEFDTRTPHWFASATSEPVELLTLFGQQGERLHVRARPKRPDQA, from the coding sequence ATGAGCCAAGACTTCAGTTCCATGCTCGACGCCGTCGGCCCGCGCCTGCGCGCGCTGCGGACCCAGCGCAACCTGACGCTGGCGGAAGCTTCGGAGGCAACGGGCATTTCCGTCAGCACGTTATCCCGCCTCGAATCGGGGCAGCGGAAGCCCACCTTGGAGCTTTTGCTCCCGATAGCGCGGCTGCATCAGATACCCCTTGAGGAACTGATCGACGCCCCCGAGACCGGCGATCCCCGCATCCACCTCAAGCCGCAAGTCCACCACTGGGGAACCGCACTCCCCCTCACCCGTCGCCCGGGCGGGATCCAGGCCTTCAAGATGGTGCTGAAAAGTGGCACGGGCAAGGAGACGCCGGAGCCCCAATCCCACGAGGGCTACGACTGGATGTACATCCTCAACGGCAAATTGCGGCTGGTCCTGGGCGGGAACGACTTCATCCTCAAACCCGGCGAGGTAGCCGAGTTCGATACCCGGACTCCGCACTGGTTCGCCAGCGCTACGTCAGAGCCGGTGGAACTGCTGACACTGTTCGGCCAGCAAGGCGAGCGCCTGCACGTCCGGGCACGGCCAAAACGCCCGGACCAAGCTTAG
- a CDS encoding NAD(P)/FAD-dependent oxidoreductase — protein sequence MGKEKNIKEYDVVIIGGGAAGLSAAVTLGRALRSVLVIDAGEPRNAPAAGVHGFLSRDGINPRELLRLGREEARGYGVDIINGVAVAAPSTAAQGEGAEPAFEVDLGEGGTVKARRLLVTTGLTDVLPDIEGLRERWGRDVLHCPYCHGWEVRNKAIGILGTLPMALHQTMLFRQWSPDITLFLNDVVEPTDEEWEQLAARSINVVEGKVRSLEVTDDALSGVVLASGRVIPAEALATGTRLEARSGVLESLGVKVVEHPMGVGRHVEVNPLGGATSVPGVWAAGNVADLMGQVMASAASGVMAGAAINAHLITEETRLAVEAARKNSGRRSA from the coding sequence GTGGGCAAAGAAAAGAACATCAAGGAGTACGACGTCGTCATCATTGGAGGTGGCGCAGCTGGGTTAAGTGCCGCCGTGACGCTGGGCAGGGCTCTGAGGTCAGTGCTGGTGATCGACGCCGGCGAACCCCGGAATGCTCCTGCCGCGGGGGTCCACGGCTTCCTGTCCCGCGACGGCATCAACCCCAGGGAACTCCTGAGACTGGGACGGGAGGAGGCGCGCGGCTACGGGGTGGACATCATCAACGGCGTCGCCGTTGCGGCCCCTTCGACGGCGGCGCAAGGCGAGGGCGCCGAACCCGCCTTTGAGGTGGACCTGGGAGAGGGCGGCACTGTCAAGGCGCGGCGCCTCCTGGTGACTACTGGTCTGACGGATGTGCTTCCTGACATTGAAGGCCTTCGCGAACGTTGGGGTCGGGACGTGCTGCACTGCCCCTACTGCCACGGCTGGGAAGTGCGCAACAAAGCGATCGGGATACTGGGGACCCTTCCGATGGCCCTGCACCAGACCATGCTCTTCCGGCAATGGAGCCCGGATATCACCTTGTTCCTCAACGACGTTGTGGAACCGACGGATGAAGAGTGGGAACAGCTTGCCGCACGCTCCATCAACGTTGTGGAGGGCAAAGTGCGCTCACTTGAGGTCACGGATGATGCTTTGAGCGGGGTGGTCCTGGCTTCCGGCAGGGTCATTCCAGCCGAGGCCCTGGCAACAGGGACCCGCCTGGAGGCCCGGTCCGGAGTACTGGAATCCCTTGGGGTCAAGGTGGTGGAGCACCCCATGGGCGTAGGGCGGCATGTCGAAGTGAATCCCCTGGGAGGCGCCACCTCGGTGCCGGGCGTGTGGGCGGCAGGGAACGTCGCCGACCTCATGGGGCAGGTCATGGCATCGGCAGCTTCGGGTGTCATGGCGGGAGCGGCGATCAATGCCCACCTGATAACTGAGGAAACCAGACTCGCGGTGGAAGCGGCCCGGAAAAATAGTGGTCGACGTTCGGCTTAA
- a CDS encoding amidohydrolase, translating into MTIDLEELYKDLHANPELSFQETRTAGIAAGHLENLGFTVHRNIGKTGVVGILENGAGPVVMLRADMDALPVKESTGLDYASTAVGVDHAGNDVPVMHACGHDVHVSCLVGAVESLAAHRDQWQGTLIAVFQPAEEWGGGANAMVADGLYDVVPKPDVVLGQHVAPFPAGWFGIRSGVAMASADSLNITLHGRGGHGSRPETTVDPVLMAAAATVRLQGIVSRELAASDSAVVTVGQIHSGTKNNIIPETATLGLSVRTFSDSIRDKILGSIERIVQGESTASGAPKDPEIHFEEHFPLTVNDESAAGRITAAFKAKFGTAQVIDPGPVSGSEDVGALAKGADAPLVFWFLGGADPALFREWATTGRLPEDIPSNHSPYFAPLIQPTLAKGTEALVTAALEYLGTAERNQPGES; encoded by the coding sequence ATGACCATTGACCTCGAAGAGCTTTACAAAGACCTGCACGCCAACCCGGAACTGTCCTTCCAGGAGACCAGGACGGCGGGAATCGCCGCCGGGCACCTGGAAAACCTTGGCTTCACGGTCCACCGCAACATCGGCAAAACCGGCGTGGTGGGCATCCTTGAGAACGGAGCCGGGCCCGTGGTGATGCTCCGGGCCGATATGGACGCACTGCCCGTCAAAGAATCCACAGGACTGGACTACGCAAGCACCGCCGTCGGCGTCGACCACGCGGGCAACGACGTTCCCGTCATGCATGCATGCGGCCACGATGTCCACGTCAGCTGCCTGGTGGGTGCTGTGGAGTCGCTTGCCGCGCACCGCGACCAGTGGCAAGGCACGTTGATCGCCGTTTTCCAGCCCGCAGAGGAATGGGGCGGTGGAGCGAACGCGATGGTGGCGGACGGCCTGTACGACGTCGTGCCGAAGCCCGACGTCGTACTCGGCCAGCATGTCGCCCCATTCCCCGCCGGCTGGTTCGGCATCCGTTCCGGCGTCGCCATGGCCTCTGCCGACTCCCTCAACATCACCCTGCACGGACGCGGCGGACACGGCTCCCGCCCTGAAACCACCGTTGACCCTGTCCTCATGGCAGCAGCTGCCACGGTCCGCTTGCAGGGCATTGTCTCGCGTGAGCTCGCGGCGAGTGACTCGGCGGTGGTAACCGTTGGGCAGATCCATTCAGGGACAAAAAACAACATCATTCCCGAGACCGCGACCCTGGGCCTTAGTGTCCGCACCTTCAGCGATTCCATCAGGGACAAGATCCTCGGATCCATTGAGCGGATCGTCCAGGGGGAATCAACAGCCTCCGGCGCTCCGAAGGATCCGGAGATCCACTTCGAGGAGCACTTTCCCCTCACCGTCAATGACGAATCGGCTGCAGGCAGAATCACGGCAGCCTTCAAGGCCAAATTCGGCACGGCACAGGTGATCGATCCCGGCCCGGTCTCGGGCAGCGAAGATGTCGGAGCCTTGGCAAAGGGCGCCGATGCACCTTTGGTGTTCTGGTTCCTTGGAGGCGCCGACCCTGCACTGTTCAGGGAGTGGGCCACCACAGGGCGGCTCCCTGAGGACATTCCATCCAACCACTCGCCCTATTTCGCACCGCTTATCCAGCCCACGCTGGCCAAGGGAACAGAAGCCCTGGTCACCGCTGCCCTGGAGTATCTGGGCACGGCAGAAAGAAACCAGCCCGGGGAGAGCTGA
- a CDS encoding cyclodeaminase/cyclohydrolase family protein: protein MKNSEPATTQKSTVECWTKALAESNGSPGGGAGTGVMLSIAAALTSMVAGYTEPEDHQREELSGIHARAQELRNSALQLADDDASASNAFGAAFRLDPGPEREKAIHRASVDAAKASAVLGERAIDAIEDLGWLASHGNPALIADVVVGFGALRAAIAGARTNVSFDLASLTSAGTGLEEVREQHPDLWKTVSRLSDALERIDLLTAGVDKKAAPTEAV, encoded by the coding sequence ATGAAGAATTCCGAACCCGCCACAACGCAGAAGTCCACGGTCGAGTGCTGGACGAAAGCCCTGGCAGAGTCGAACGGTTCGCCCGGTGGCGGCGCAGGAACGGGGGTCATGCTCTCGATCGCGGCCGCGCTGACCTCCATGGTGGCAGGGTATACGGAGCCCGAAGACCACCAGCGGGAAGAGCTTTCGGGGATTCATGCCCGGGCCCAGGAACTGAGGAACTCTGCCCTGCAACTGGCAGACGATGATGCCTCAGCCTCCAACGCTTTCGGGGCTGCCTTCCGTCTGGACCCGGGTCCGGAACGCGAAAAGGCCATCCACCGGGCTTCGGTGGACGCGGCCAAGGCCTCTGCCGTGCTGGGTGAGCGGGCCATCGACGCCATCGAGGACCTTGGCTGGCTCGCTTCCCATGGCAACCCGGCCCTCATCGCGGACGTCGTGGTTGGCTTCGGTGCGCTGCGCGCCGCCATAGCGGGAGCGCGGACCAACGTGAGCTTCGACCTCGCGTCCCTGACCTCCGCGGGGACTGGGCTGGAGGAGGTCAGGGAGCAGCATCCGGATCTGTGGAAGACGGTCAGCCGCCTCAGCGACGCGCTGGAGCGGATCGACCTGCTGACTGCCGGCGTCGACAAGAAGGCAGCACCTACCGAAGCGGTGTAG
- a CDS encoding MFS transporter: MFSPSSTQAPRSAAPLTGPAAPWRDWTALALLMFPVLLVAVDNTALTFALPEIARSLDVGGIQLLWIVDAYPLVLAALLVSMGNLGDRIGRRRLLLIGSTGFAAVSAATAFAPSAEWLIAGRAALGVFGAMLMPSTLSLIRNIFTDPNRRRLAIAVWAAGFSGGAALGPIFGGWLVEHFWWGAVFLVAAFLLLPLLAFGRALIPESKDANPGRVDVPSIVLSVVTMAPFVYGIKEFAVHGLGASAVAFMLFGLVMGVLFVRRQQRIESPMLDVSLFKNKVFSTAIVANVLSLFSMTGFIYFFAQHLQLVEGQSPMEAGIAMIPALLATVIAGLLVVPLVKKVRPGFVVAGGLTLSAIGYLVAVVGDHGSGPVFLLSALTVLAVGVGAAETISNDLILASVPADKSGAASAISETGYELGSLLGTAVLGSILTASYQHNLVIPDGVPAEAARKSGETLAGAVDAASALPTQLSEALTNAARIAFDSGVHITAAIGLVLMAGAAVMAAVVLRKVPKAK, from the coding sequence ATGTTCTCGCCGTCCTCAACCCAAGCACCCCGTTCCGCCGCCCCCTTGACGGGCCCGGCTGCACCGTGGCGCGACTGGACGGCCTTGGCACTGCTGATGTTCCCGGTGCTGCTGGTGGCCGTCGACAACACCGCGCTCACTTTTGCCCTGCCGGAAATCGCCCGCTCCCTGGACGTGGGCGGCATACAGCTCCTGTGGATCGTTGACGCCTACCCGCTGGTGCTCGCCGCGCTCCTGGTCTCCATGGGCAACCTTGGTGACCGGATCGGACGACGCCGGTTGCTGCTGATCGGCAGCACAGGCTTCGCGGCGGTTTCGGCTGCTACGGCATTCGCGCCGTCCGCTGAGTGGCTTATTGCCGGGCGCGCCGCCCTCGGTGTCTTCGGCGCCATGCTGATGCCATCAACGTTGTCGTTGATCAGGAACATTTTTACCGACCCCAACCGCCGCCGGCTCGCGATCGCCGTATGGGCTGCCGGATTCTCCGGTGGCGCCGCCCTCGGTCCCATCTTCGGTGGCTGGCTGGTAGAGCACTTCTGGTGGGGTGCCGTCTTCCTGGTGGCAGCATTCCTGCTTTTGCCGCTCCTCGCCTTCGGCCGGGCACTCATTCCCGAGTCCAAGGACGCCAACCCCGGCCGCGTCGACGTGCCCAGCATCGTCCTGTCTGTGGTCACCATGGCGCCGTTCGTTTACGGCATCAAGGAGTTCGCCGTCCACGGACTCGGGGCATCCGCTGTAGCCTTCATGCTCTTCGGATTGGTGATGGGTGTCCTCTTCGTCCGCCGCCAGCAGCGGATCGAGAGCCCCATGCTGGACGTCAGCTTGTTCAAGAACAAGGTATTCAGCACGGCCATCGTGGCCAACGTGCTGTCCCTGTTTTCCATGACGGGGTTCATCTACTTCTTTGCCCAGCACCTGCAGCTGGTCGAAGGGCAGTCCCCCATGGAAGCCGGCATCGCCATGATCCCGGCCCTCCTGGCCACAGTTATCGCCGGCCTGCTCGTAGTACCGCTGGTCAAGAAAGTACGGCCCGGATTCGTGGTGGCCGGCGGACTGACGCTGAGCGCCATAGGCTACCTGGTGGCCGTCGTGGGTGACCACGGCAGCGGACCGGTGTTCCTCCTGTCAGCCCTGACGGTCCTGGCCGTCGGCGTGGGTGCAGCGGAGACCATCTCCAATGACCTCATCCTGGCGTCCGTGCCGGCAGACAAATCAGGGGCGGCCTCGGCCATCTCCGAGACCGGTTACGAACTCGGTTCCCTCCTGGGAACAGCCGTGCTCGGTTCAATCCTCACCGCGTCCTACCAGCACAACCTCGTCATTCCCGACGGCGTCCCCGCCGAAGCTGCCAGGAAGTCGGGGGAAACCCTGGCCGGTGCCGTTGACGCAGCCTCCGCTCTTCCCACCCAGCTCTCCGAGGCATTGACCAACGCCGCCCGGATAGCCTTCGACTCCGGAGTCCACATCACTGCGGCGATTGGGCTGGTACTGATGGCCGGAGCGGCAGTGATGGCCGCCGTCGTACTCCGCAAGGTACCCAAGGCGAAATAG
- a CDS encoding TetR/AcrR family transcriptional regulator, producing the protein MPRKPVARDAVLDAYESLLIEVGERAATLDAVAKRAGVSKGGLLYHFPNKEALISALLERLDELAQEDIEQMKAASDGAAAYFIRSSLWADTPMDRAFVAATRLAEVAHEETRRRFAGIQQQWLDVLAEDVGPEIAKAVSYMGDGLYFNAMFEGGQGAGNAGREADVEILLGVLDRLRK; encoded by the coding sequence ATGCCACGAAAACCAGTTGCCCGGGACGCCGTCCTGGATGCCTACGAATCCCTCCTGATCGAGGTAGGGGAGCGGGCGGCTACCCTGGATGCCGTCGCCAAGAGGGCCGGTGTCTCCAAGGGCGGGCTGCTGTATCACTTCCCCAACAAGGAAGCCCTGATCAGCGCCTTGCTGGAACGCCTGGACGAGTTGGCGCAGGAAGACATTGAGCAGATGAAGGCCGCGTCGGACGGTGCGGCCGCGTACTTCATCCGGTCCTCCCTCTGGGCCGACACCCCCATGGACAGGGCCTTCGTTGCGGCAACGAGGCTCGCTGAAGTAGCCCATGAGGAAACGCGGCGGCGCTTCGCAGGAATCCAGCAGCAGTGGCTGGATGTCCTGGCCGAAGACGTAGGACCGGAGATTGCCAAGGCCGTCAGCTACATGGGCGACGGCCTCTACTTCAATGCGATGTTCGAAGGCGGGCAGGGGGCCGGCAACGCCGGGCGGGAGGCCGACGTCGAAATCCTGCTGGGCGTCCTGGACCGCCTGCGGAAGTGA